One window of the Shewanella khirikhana genome contains the following:
- the recG gene encoding ATP-dependent DNA helicase RecG, translating into MQRLDLVPVTELKGVAARVAEKLSKLGVNTVQDLLFHLPLRYEDRTRIYAINELIPGTTATIEAEVISSQIVNGRKRMLTCNVRDASGGLTLRFFNFSMAQKNGLQPGMMIRAFGEIRTGKHQLEIIHPEYKLTAPGESPSLADTLTPIYPTTEGLKQASWIRLTEQALEQLEEGGLPELLPESLQPNRLSLADAVRTLHRPPADAELWQLEQGQHPAQQRLVQEELLAHNLSMLKIRERSNQDAAEPLAATGQLIPRFLESLPFAPTNAQSRVVAEIHADMAKATPMMRLVQGDVGSGKTLVAALSALAAIENGCQVALMAPTELLAEQHAANFARWFEPLGLKVGWLAGKLKGKARAQTLEDIASGAAQMIVGTHAIFQEQVSFSRLALTIIDEQHRFGVHQRLGLREKGIQQGFFPHQLIMTATPIPRTLAMTAYADLDTSIIDELPPGRTPITTVAIPDTRRMDVIERVRQAALQDKRQAYWVCTLIEESEVLECQAAEDTAEGLKEALPELGIGLVHGRMKGAEKQAIMADFKAGKLDLLVATTVIEVGVDVPNASLMIIENPERLGLAQLHQLRGRVGRGAVASHCVLLYKAPLSFTAQARLGVLRESNDGFVIAQKDLELRGPGEVLGTRQTGLAQMKVADLVRDQALIPHIQKLARHLMSQAPDNVDAIIERWLGGREQYVQA; encoded by the coding sequence TTGCAAAGACTGGATCTTGTTCCCGTAACCGAACTCAAGGGCGTGGCCGCCCGGGTGGCAGAAAAACTCAGTAAACTGGGGGTTAATACCGTCCAGGATTTACTGTTTCATCTGCCGCTGCGTTACGAAGACAGAACCCGCATCTATGCCATCAATGAGCTGATCCCAGGCACCACGGCCACCATCGAAGCCGAAGTCATTTCCAGCCAAATCGTCAATGGTCGCAAGCGCATGCTCACCTGTAATGTGCGCGATGCCAGCGGTGGCCTGACCTTACGTTTTTTCAACTTTTCCATGGCGCAAAAGAACGGCTTGCAGCCGGGAATGATGATCCGTGCCTTTGGGGAAATCCGCACCGGTAAGCATCAGCTGGAAATTATCCATCCGGAATACAAGCTTACCGCACCTGGCGAGTCGCCGAGCCTGGCCGACACCCTGACCCCCATCTACCCAACCACCGAAGGCCTGAAGCAAGCCAGTTGGATAAGGCTCACCGAACAGGCGCTGGAGCAATTGGAAGAAGGCGGTCTGCCGGAGCTGCTGCCCGAGTCGTTGCAGCCCAACCGTTTGAGCCTGGCCGATGCCGTGCGCACCCTGCATAGGCCTCCGGCGGATGCCGAACTGTGGCAGTTGGAGCAAGGCCAGCACCCGGCGCAGCAGCGACTGGTGCAGGAAGAACTGCTGGCCCACAACTTAAGCATGCTGAAGATCCGCGAGCGCAGCAATCAGGACGCCGCCGAGCCACTCGCCGCTACGGGTCAGCTTATCCCCCGCTTTCTTGAGAGCCTGCCATTTGCGCCAACCAATGCCCAGTCACGGGTAGTTGCTGAGATCCATGCCGACATGGCCAAAGCCACTCCCATGATGCGGCTGGTGCAGGGTGACGTGGGCTCGGGCAAAACCCTGGTCGCAGCGCTGTCGGCGCTGGCGGCCATCGAAAATGGCTGTCAGGTCGCCCTGATGGCACCCACAGAACTCCTGGCCGAGCAACACGCCGCCAACTTTGCCCGCTGGTTTGAGCCGCTGGGGCTTAAAGTTGGTTGGCTGGCCGGTAAGCTTAAAGGCAAGGCTCGCGCTCAAACGCTGGAAGATATCGCCTCAGGGGCGGCGCAGATGATAGTGGGCACTCACGCCATTTTTCAGGAGCAGGTGAGTTTTTCCCGACTCGCCCTGACCATCATCGACGAGCAGCACCGTTTTGGCGTACACCAGCGCCTTGGGCTGCGCGAAAAAGGTATTCAGCAGGGCTTTTTCCCCCATCAGCTGATCATGACCGCCACCCCCATCCCCCGCACATTGGCGATGACCGCCTATGCGGATCTCGACACCTCGATTATTGATGAGCTGCCGCCGGGGCGAACCCCCATCACCACGGTTGCCATTCCCGACACCCGCCGCATGGATGTGATTGAACGGGTGCGTCAGGCCGCCTTGCAGGATAAGCGTCAGGCCTACTGGGTATGCACCCTGATTGAAGAGTCGGAAGTACTCGAATGTCAGGCCGCCGAAGACACCGCCGAGGGCCTGAAAGAGGCCCTGCCCGAGCTTGGCATTGGGCTGGTGCATGGCCGTATGAAGGGCGCCGAAAAGCAGGCCATCATGGCCGACTTCAAAGCAGGCAAACTCGATTTACTGGTTGCCACCACGGTTATCGAAGTGGGCGTGGATGTGCCCAACGCCAGTTTGATGATCATCGAAAACCCCGAGCGGCTGGGGCTTGCCCAGCTGCATCAGCTGCGGGGCCGGGTTGGCCGCGGCGCGGTGGCCAGCCACTGCGTGCTGCTGTACAAGGCGCCGCTCAGCTTTACCGCCCAGGCGCGTCTCGGGGTGCTGCGGGAAAGTAACGACGGCTTTGTGATTGCCCAAAAAGATCTGGAGCTTCGTGGTCCCGGCGAAGTGCTGGGTACCCGTCAGACGGGGCTTGCGCAAATGAAAGTGGCCGATTTGGTGCGGGATCAGGCACTTATTCCCCACATCCAGAAACTGGCACGTCATCTGATGAGCCAGGCCCCCGACAATGTGGATGCCATAATCGAGCGCTGGCTTGGCGGCCGCGAACAATACGTACAGGCTTAG
- a CDS encoding DUF3014 domain-containing protein, with amino-acid sequence MQVNPEDRITPQEETSQRSNRLSALLILALIAIAAGLWMYFTRAPEPAPVVEVPVETPEPVTLPAQPAEPQEIVPEPEVLPEPATTAPAQPEPEIVVEPIPELADSDAFATKKAVDLGKGLPIEPLLAQQDLVRQFVVFMDNLAEGQLARKQSPVKGPDAKFSVSEITAKTYLNPDSYKRYDLYANYIANMDEQKLLETYAQMSPMLEQAFDELGYDDMSFKERSIKAIDQMLAAPIIEAPIELVTFSVNYKFADPKLEALPPAQKLMIRMGPTNSRKVKAALKKLRPLLQ; translated from the coding sequence ATGCAAGTCAATCCCGAAGACAGAATCACCCCGCAGGAAGAAACCTCCCAGCGCAGCAACCGTCTGTCGGCCCTGCTGATCCTGGCCCTGATTGCCATTGCCGCTGGCTTGTGGATGTATTTCACCCGCGCGCCCGAACCGGCTCCGGTGGTGGAAGTGCCCGTGGAGACGCCCGAGCCCGTCACTTTGCCCGCCCAGCCAGCCGAGCCTCAGGAGATAGTCCCCGAGCCGGAAGTCCTGCCCGAACCTGCCACCACAGCGCCAGCCCAGCCTGAGCCTGAAATCGTGGTCGAGCCCATTCCTGAGCTTGCAGACAGCGACGCCTTTGCCACAAAAAAAGCTGTCGACCTTGGCAAGGGCCTGCCTATAGAGCCACTGCTGGCACAGCAGGATTTGGTACGCCAGTTTGTGGTCTTTATGGATAACCTGGCCGAAGGCCAACTGGCCCGCAAACAAAGCCCTGTTAAGGGGCCAGACGCCAAATTCAGCGTCAGCGAAATCACCGCCAAGACCTATCTGAATCCCGACAGCTACAAGCGCTACGACCTGTACGCCAACTACATCGCCAACATGGATGAACAAAAGCTGCTGGAAACCTACGCCCAAATGAGCCCTATGCTGGAGCAGGCGTTCGATGAGCTGGGCTATGACGATATGAGCTTCAAGGAGCGCAGTATCAAGGCCATCGATCAGATGTTGGCGGCGCCCATCATCGAAGCGCCCATCGAGCTGGTAACCTTCAGCGTTAACTACAAGTTTGCCGATCCCAAGCTCGAAGCGCTGCCGCCGGCACAGAAACTGATGATCCGCATGGGCCCGACAAACAGCCGCAAAGTGAAAGCCGCGCTGAAAAAACTGCGGCCATTGTTGCAATAA
- a CDS encoding beta-ketoacyl synthase chain length factor → MQLTFSVMAWGGWSPAYQDRESWADWQKTLSEPNSTVTPALPQVPAMQRRRFSRLSRMMLDVAFQCEPASQCRSVFASRHGELNRTIDLLHSVIIREPLSPMGFSQSVHNTASGLFGILSENRAASTSVAAGTESLSQAMVEAYAQLCEDPSPLLLVFGDDPVPPVYNDYTEEFELPLALGMVLAPVSCGKPQLTLSKGAELEPMSYGQLLASLAKGENCQGHLSGFDWSLSHD, encoded by the coding sequence GTGCAATTAACTTTCAGCGTGATGGCGTGGGGCGGATGGTCCCCGGCTTATCAAGACAGGGAAAGCTGGGCCGATTGGCAAAAAACACTCTCTGAACCAAACAGTACTGTGACGCCGGCGCTGCCTCAGGTGCCGGCGATGCAGCGTCGTCGCTTCAGCCGTTTAAGCCGCATGATGCTCGATGTGGCCTTCCAGTGCGAACCCGCCTCCCAATGCCGCAGCGTATTTGCCTCACGCCACGGCGAGCTCAATCGCACCATAGACCTGCTCCACAGCGTCATCATCCGTGAGCCGTTATCTCCCATGGGTTTCAGCCAGTCGGTGCACAATACCGCCAGCGGCCTGTTTGGCATTCTCAGCGAAAACCGCGCCGCCTCGACTTCAGTCGCCGCCGGCACCGAGAGCCTGTCGCAGGCGATGGTGGAAGCCTATGCCCAGCTGTGTGAAGACCCAAGCCCGCTGCTGCTGGTATTTGGTGATGATCCTGTGCCGCCCGTCTATAACGACTACACCGAAGAATTTGAACTGCCACTGGCGCTGGGCATGGTGCTGGCGCCAGTGTCTTGCGGCAAGCCGCAACTAACCTTGTCCAAAGGAGCCGAGCTCGAACCCATGAGCTACGGCCAACTGCTGGCAAGCCTTGCCAAAGGCGAAAACTGTCAGGGCCACCTTTCCGGTTTCGACTGGAGCCTGAGTCATGACTGA